From Oncorhynchus mykiss isolate Arlee chromosome 25, USDA_OmykA_1.1, whole genome shotgun sequence, a single genomic window includes:
- the LOC110504194 gene encoding collagen alpha-1(XII) chain isoform X2, which produces MKIRLSLAVSAFVAVLFASVEAQDVVCKTKARADIVLLVDGSWSIGRLNFKTIRSFISRMVGVFDISPDRVQIGLAQYSGDPKTEWHLNAHRTRASLLEAVANLPYKGGNTLTGLALNYILQNNFKENVGMRPNARKIGVLVTDGKSQDDIIANSQNLRDQGIELYAIGVKNADENELRSIATDPDEIHMYNVADFSFLLDIVDDLTNNLCNSVKGPGGGPDAPTDLVTSEVTHYSFRASWTGPEGPVEKYRVEYMTLSGRPQKMFVDGSVTTAMLPNLNPLTEYLVNVYSVIGEESSDPLKGTETTLPLSAVRKMTIYEERPTTMRVKWEEAVGATGYMLLYSAINATEPSVDKEIRVGEDTTDVQLMQLIPNTAYTLSIFALHGESASDPLTKQGVTLPMPPAGELRVRDVTHSSLKLNWDAAPGAVLKYIITYKPDEGEAKELEVGGGVTAKSLDNLISQTEYDLAVTPIYDEGAGNPMLNTAITDVVPAPKNLRFSEVTQTSFRAHWDYGAPDVALYRIGWTKKGETNFQYAILNSDETSNVLENLEPDTLYDVSVTAIYPDESESEDLLGSQRTLSKVIITPAPTGPPQNLQVFNATTTTLNVKWDHAPGRVQNYKITYVPTAGGKTQSTQIGGKKNTVLLPKLTPDTPYSITVAAIYGSGESKDISGIGKTKPLGGVRNLQVTDPTTSTLNVQWEAAEGNVRQYKIYYVPAAGGAEDVAQVSGTTTSTVLKNLMSDTLYTVTVVPVYPPGEGKRMSENGKTLERIPVRNIQVFGPTTNTLNVRWEPASGEVVQYRVVYAPLSGTKPSESILVPGTSTTTLLEQLVPDTSYNVGVVAIYTDGEGPPAEDKGKTLPRSGPRNMRVYDATTSSLTVAWEHAEGPVQQYKITYAPTTGDPIEEHTMVPGNRNTVILPNLDPDTPYKINVQAIYLDGPGGDLDGDGHTVGMLGPQNLRVSDEWYTRFRVSWDPAPSRVVGYKLVYSPAGTDQTMETFVGDVTTYQLHNLQPGTTYDLKVLAQYDAGLSGPLIGQGTTLYLNITDLTTYNVGYDTFCMRWTPHRAATSYRLKLNPFDSSNKGAQETTITGSESHYCWDGLTPDALYNATVYTQTPNLEGPGVSVKERTLIKPTEAPTEPPTPPPPATIPPALDVCRGAKADLVFLIDGSWSIGDESFSKVIQFVFSMIGAFDIIHPGGMQVSFVQYSDSAKTEFKLNTYQDKGRTLAALQLVRYMGGNTKTGAALKHVGEKVFTSDNGMRKHVPKVLVVVTDGRSQDEVQKSASNLIHSGYSVFVVGVADVDMTELRNIGSKPSERHVFVVDDFDAFAKIQDNLITFICETATSTCPLIYINGFTSPGFRMLEGFNITDRTFAAMNGVSMESGSFNSFITYRLHKDAFLSAPTKEIHPEGLPPSYTIILLFRLLPDTPNQAFDIWQIADSNNNPEVGVTVNPSSKTITFYNKDTRGEIQRATFNEDQVKRVFHGSFHKLHISVSPERVKLNVDCQEVAEKPIKEANNISTDGYEVLGKMAKSGGSKRESATFQLQMFDIVCSLSWTSRDKCCDLPATRDELKCPALPHACTCAQDSVGPPGPPGPSGGPGTKGPRGERGDSGPTGSMGPRGEQGLPGQSGPPGPQGPNGLSLPGEPGRPGPKGDPGDSGLTGLKGPAGAAGPMGSVGPGGVRGPPGKEGPSGPRGPTGPMGSPGSPGNTGNTGNQGKPGDTGNPGLAGIKGEKGERGDFASQNLMRSIARQVCEQLVNSQMSRIDNMINQIPTGYRSNNPGPAGPAGPAGNTGPPGEPGQPGRNGFPGNAGLPGNQGERGTPGEKGERGSPGTGQRGQRGLSGPPGPPGEARTGPTGATGSAGPRGPPGRQGTPGVRGPPGPPGYCDSSQCVGIPYNGQGYPGRS; this is translated from the exons ATGTGGTGTGTAAGACCAAAGCCCGGGCTGATATTGTCCTGCTGGTCGATGGCTCCTGGAGTATCGGCCGCCTGAACTTTAAGACCATCCGCTCTTTCATCTCTCGCATGGTGGGAGTCTTCGACATCAGCCCTGACAGGGTCCAGATTG GTCTGGCCCAGTACAGTGGTGACCCCAAGACTGAGTGGCACCTGAACGCCCACAGGACCAGGGCTTCCCTGCTGGAAGCTGTAGCCAACCTGCCCTACAAAGGAGGCAACACCCTCACTG GTCTCGCTTTAAACTACATCCTCCAGAACAATTTCAAGGAAAATGTTGGGATGAGACCCAACGCTCGTAAGATCGGAGTGCTGGTCACTGATGGCAAGTCTCAGGATGACATCATTGCCAACTCCCAGAACCTGCGTGACCAGGGCATTGAGCTGTATGCCATTG GTGTGAAGAACGCTGATGAGAATGAGCTAAGGTCCATCGCCACTGACCCGGATGAGATCCACATGTACAATGTGGCTGACTTCTCCTTCCTGTTGGACATAGTGGACGACCTGACCAACAACCTCTGTAACAGCGTCAAGGGACCAG GTGGTGGCCCCGATGCGCCCACTGACCTGGTGACCTCGGAGGTGACCCACTACTCGTTCCGTGCCAGCTGGACAGGCCCTGAAGGTCCGGTGGAGAAGTACCGTGTGGAGTACATGACCTTGTCTGGACGCCCTCAGAAG ATGTTTGTTGATGGCTCAGTGACCACAGCCATGCTGCCCAACCTGAACCCTCTGACTGAGTATCTGGTCAACGTCTACTCTGTCATTGGAGAGGAGAGCAGTGATCCACTGAAGGGGACTGAAACCACCT tGCCCCTCAGCGCGGTGAGGAAGATGACCATCTACGAGGAGCGTCCCACCACCATGAGGGTGAAGTGGGAGGAGGCAGTGGGCGCCACGGGCTACATGCTGCTCTACAGTGCCATTAATGCCACCGAGCCCTCTGTGGACAAAGAG ATAAGAGTTGGAGAGGACACAACTGATGTCCAGCTGATGCAGCTGATCCCCAACACAGCTTACACTCTGTCCATCTTCGCCCTACATGGAGAGTCAGCCAGCGACCCCCTCACCAAGCAAGGAGTCACAC TGCCCATGCCCCCTGCTGGAGAGCTGAGGGTCAGAGACGTTACCCACAGCTCCCTGAAGTTGAACTGGGACGCAGCACCTGGAGCCGTCCTCAAATACATCATCACCTATAAGCCTGACGAGGGAGAAGCCAAAGAG CTTGAAGTGGGCGGAGGCGTGACTGCCAAATCCCTGGACAACCTCATCTCTCAGACTGAGTATGACCTTGCTGTTACACCCATCTACGACGAGGGAGCTGGCAACCCCATGCTCAACACAGCCATCACAG ATGTTGTTCCTGCTCCCAAGAACCTGCGTTTCTCTGAGGTGACCCAGACCAGTTTCAGAGCTCACTGGGACTATGGGGCCCCTGATGTGGCCCTCTACCGTATCGGCTGGACCAAGAAGGGAGAAACCAACTTCCAATAT gCCATCCTGAACAGTGATGAGACCAGTAATGTGTTGGAGAACCTAGAGCCAGACACTCTGTACGATGTGTCCGTCACCGCCATCTACCCTGACGAGTCTGAGAGTGAAGACCTGCTTGGCAGCCAGAGAACAT tGTCCAAGGTCATCATCACGCCTG CCCCCACAGGCCCTCCCCAGAACCTGCAGGTGTTCaatgccaccaccaccactctgaACGTCAAGTGGGACCACGCCCCTGGTCGTGTCCAGAACTACAAGATCACATACGTCCCAACTGCCGGAGGCAAGACCCAGTCG ACGCAGATCGGAGGGAAGAAGAACACGGTGCTTCTCCCCAAGCTGACCCCTGACACTCCCTACTCCATCACCGTTGCAGCCATCTACGGCAGCGGGGAGAGCAAGGACATCTCTGGCATCGGAAAGACAA agccTCTGGGAGGAGTGAGGAACCTCCAGGTCACTGACCCCACCACCAGCACCCTGAACGTCCAATGGGAGGCTGCCGAGGGCAACGTCCGCCAGTACAAGATCTACTATGTACCTGCTGCTGGAGGAGCTGAGGATGTG GCCCAGGTCTCTGGTACTACCACCAGCACTGTGCTGAAGAACCTGATGTCTGACACCCTCTACACCGTCACTGTGGTCCCTGTCTACCCCCCTGGAGAGGGCAAACGCATGTCTGAGAACGGCAAGACAC tgGAGCGTATTCCAGTGAGGAACATCCAAGTCTTCGGCCCCACCACTAACACCCTGAACGTACGCTGGGAGCCCGCCTCTGGCGAGGTCGTGCAGTACAGGGTTGTCTACGCCCCCCTGAGCGGCACCAAGCCCTCCGAGTCG ATCCTGGTCCCTGGGACATCCACCACCACCCTGCTAGAGCAGCTAGTCCCAGACACGTCCTACAACGTGGGAGTGGTCGCCATCTATACTGACGGAGAAGGACCGCCGGCCGAAGACAAGGGCAAAACAC TTCCCCGCAGTGGCCCAAGGAACATGCGTGTGTATGATGCCACCACCAGCTCTCTGACCGTGGCATGGGAACATGCTGAAGGTCCAGTGCAGCAGTACAAGATCACCTACGCCCCCACTACTGGAGACCCCATTGAGGAGCAT ACTATGGTTCCTGGGAACAGAAATACTGTCATCCTGCCCAACCTGGATCCAGACACTCCCTATAAGATCAACGTGCAGGCCATCTACCTTGACGGACCAGGAGGAGATCTGGATGGAGACGGACACACAG TTGGCATGCTGGGGCCTCAGAACCTGAGAGTGTCAGATGAGTGGTACACTCGCTTCAGAGTGTCCTGGGACCCCGCCCCTTCCAGAGTGGTGGGCTACAAACTGGTCTACTCACCTGCAG GTACTGATCAGACCATGGAGACTTTCGTTGGAGATGTGACCACCTACCAGCTGCACAACCTGCAGCCAGGAACCACCTATGACCTCAAGGTGTTGGCCCAGTATGACGCTGGCCTTAGCGGACCTCTCATTGGACAAGGAACCACAC TGTACCTGAACATCACTGACCTGACCACCTACAATGTTGGTTATGACACCTTCTGCATGCGATGGACCCCGCATAGGGCTGCCACTTCCTATAGACTCAAACTGAATCCCTTCGACT CCTCTAACAAGGGAGCTCAGGAGACCACCATTACTGGGTCTGAGAGCCACTACTGCTGGGACGGCCTGACTCCTGACGCCCTCTACAATGCCACAGTGTACACACAGACCCCCAACCTGGAGGGGCCCGGAGTCAGCGTCAAGGAGAGGACGC TGATCAAGCCCACAGAGGCCCCAACTGAGCCCCCCACCCCGCCTCCACCTGCCACCATCCCCCCTGCTTTGGACG TGTGCAGAGGAGCCAAGGCTGACCTGGTGTTCCTGATTGATGGCTCCTGGAGTATCGGAGACGAGAGCTTCAGTAAAGTGATCCAGTTTGTCTTCAGCATGATCGGCGCCTTCGACATCATCCACCCTGGCGGCATGCAG GTGTCTTTTGTGCAATACAGTGACAGTGCCAAGACAGAGTTCAAACTGAACACTTACCAAGACAAGGGAAGGACCTTGGCTGCGCTGCAGCTCGTCCGCTACATGGGAGGAAACACCAAAACAG GTGCTGCTCTGAAGCACGTTGGCGAGAAGGTGTTCACCTCAGACAACGGCATGAGGAAGCACGTGCCTAAGGTTCTGGTGGTCGTCACCGATGGTCGCTCCCAAGACGAGGTCCAGAAGAGTGCCTCCAACCTGATACACTCTG GTTACAGCGTGTTTGTGGTCGGTGTGGCCGATGTGGACATGACAGAGTTGAGGAACATCGGCAGCAAGCCCAGCGAAAGACACGTCTTTGTTGTGGATGACTTTGACGCGTTCGCCAAGATCCAGGACAACCTCATCACATTCATCTGTGAAACGGCCACATCCA CTTGTCCTTTGATCTACATCAACGGGTTTACGTCCCCTG GCTTCAGAATGCTTGAGGGCTTCAACATCACAGACAGAACCTTTGCTGCCATGAATGGCGTGTCCATGGAATCTGGCTCCTTCAACAGTTTTATAACCTACAGGCTTCACAAGGACGCATTCCTCTCTGCGCCCACAAA GGAGATCCACCCAGAGGGTCTTCCTCCATCCTACACCATAATCCTGCTCTTCCGTCTCCTCCCCGACACCCCCAACCAGGCATTTGATATCTGGCAGATTGCTGACAGCAACAACAACCCTGAGGTTGGGGTCACCGTCAACC CTTCCAGCAAAACAATCACGTTCTACAACAAGGACACCAGAGGGGAGATCCAGAGAGCCACGTTTAATGAGGATCAAGTGAAGAGAGTTTTCCACGGAAGCTTCCACAAG CTTCACATCAGTGTTTCTCCCGAGAGGGTCAAACTGAACGTGGACTGCCAGGAGGTTGCAGAGAAACCCATCAAGGAGGCCAACAACATCTCCACAGACGGCTATGAGGTGCTGGGAAAGATGGCCAAGTCAGGAGGATCAAAAAGGGAGTCGGCAACG TTCCAGCTCCAGATGTTTGATATTGTGTGCAGCTTGAGCTGGACCAGCAGAGACAAATGTTGTGACCTCCCGGCCACG AGAGATGAGCTCAAGTGCCCGGCTCTTCCCCACGCATGCACATGTGCACAGGACAGTGTCGGCCCTCCGGGGCCACCCGGCCCCTCG GGTGGACCAGGTACTAAAGGAcccagaggagaaagaggagactCAGGCCCAACT GGTTCAATGGGCCCCCGTGGAGAACAAGGACTTCCAGGACAATCCGGACCTCCAGGTCCACAAGGCCCTAACGGCTTGTCTCTGCCAGGAGAACCT GGACGCCCCGGACCAAAGGGAGATCCCGGAGACTCAGGCCTGACTGGGCTGAAA GGtcctgctggtgctgctggtccTATGGGTTCTGTTGGACCAGGTGGAGTGAGG GGACCACCAGGGAAGGAAGGACCCTCGGGACCTAGAGGCCCAACGGGACCGATG GGAAGCCCAGGATCTCCAGGAAACACAGGAAACACAGGCAACCAAGGAAAACCAGGAGACACAGGAAACCCA GGATTGGCTGGAATAaagggagaaaagggagagagg GGAGACTTTGCATCTCAAAATCTGATGCGCTCCATTGCCAGACAAGTTTGCGAACAGCTTGTGAACA GTCAGATGAGCAGAATTGATAATATGATCAACCAGATCCCCACTGGTTACCGTAGCAACAACCCGGGCCCTGCCGGCCCCGCTGGTCCTGCCGGCAACACGGGTCCCCCTGGAGAACCTGGACAGCCTGGCCGAAACGGTTTCCCTGGAAACGCTGGCTTACCTGGAAaccaaggagagagag GGACGCCAGGAGAGAAGGGCGAGAGAGGATCCCCTGGAactggacagagaggacagagaggactcAGTGGTCCGCCTG GGCCACCAGGTGAGGCTCGGACTGGCCCCACAGGTGCTACGGGCTCTGCTGGGCCTCGTGGCCCTCCTGGTCGCCAGGGAACCCCAGGAGTGAGGGGACCACCCGGGCCCCCTGGCTACTGTGACTCCTCCCAGTGTGTTGGCATTCCTTACAATGGACAAGGCTACCCAG GTCGGTCCTAG